In the Paramormyrops kingsleyae isolate MSU_618 chromosome 6, PKINGS_0.4, whole genome shotgun sequence genome, one interval contains:
- the pgd gene encoding 6-phosphogluconate dehydrogenase, decarboxylating, with protein MAEADIALIGLAVMGQNLILNMNDHGFVVCAYNRTVSKVHDFLQNEAKGTKVVGAESLEDMVSKLKKPRRIVLLVKAGQAVDDFIDKLAPLLSPGDIIIDGGNSEYRDTTRRCKSLKEKNLLFVGSGVSGGEDGARYGPSLMPGGHKEAWPHIKDIFQSIAAKVGTGEPCCDWVGDEGAGHFVKMVHNGIEYGDMQLICEAYHLMKDVLSMDHDEMAQVFSDWNKTELDSFLIEITADILKYRDSDGAHLLPKIRDSAGQKGTGKWTAISALEYGTPVTLIGEAVFARCLSSLKDERVEASRKLQGPPGAKFQGKKATFLEDIRKALYASKIISYAQGFMLLRQAAKEFGWTLSYGAIALMWRGGCIIRSVFLGKIKEAFDRDSELQSLLLDKFFSNAVQDCQDSWRRVVSTGVQLGIPMPCFSTALSFYDGYRHAVLPANLLQAQRDYFGAHTYELLPSPGKFIHTNWTGHGGNVSSSSYNA; from the exons ATGGCAGA AGCAGACATCGCTCTTATTGGCTTGGCAGTGATGGGGCAGAATCTGATCTTAAACATGAATGACCATGGCTTTGTG gtCTGTGCCTACAACAGGACAGTGTCCAAGGTTCACGACTTCCTGCAGAATGAGGCCAAAGGCACCAAGGTGGTGGGCGCAGAGTCCCTGGAGGACATGGTGTCGAAGCTGAAGAAGCCACGGAGGATTGTGCTCCTGGTGAAGGCTGGCCAGGCCGTGGATGACTTCATCGACAAACTG GCTCCTCTGCTTTCCCCTGGGGACATCATCATTGATGGGGGCAACTCTGAGTACAGAGACACCACT AGGCGCTGTAAGAGCCTGAAGGAAAAGAACCTGCTGTTTGTGGGCAGTGGGGTGAGCGGGGGCGAGGACGGGGCCCGCTACGGACCCTCCCTCATGCCGGGGGGGCACAAGGAGGCCTG GCCTCACATTAAAGACATCTTCCAGAGCATCGCTGCCAAGGTTGGAACAGGAGAGCCTTGTTGTGACTGG GTGGGGGACGAGGGCGCAGGCCACTTTGTGAAGATGGTCCACAACGGGATTGAGTATGGGGACATGCAGCTTATCTGCGAGGCATACCACCTGATGAAGGACGTGCTGAGCATGGACCACGATGAGATGGCCCAG GTCTTCAGCGATTGGAACAAGACAGAGCTGGACTCCTTCCTGATTGAGATCACGGCCGACATCCTGAAGTACCGAGACTCTGACGGAGCTCACCTGCTCCCCAAGATCAGAGACAGCGCTGGGCAGAAGGGCACAGGAAAGTGGACGGCCATTTCCGCTCTGGAATACGGAACGCCAGTCACCCTGATAG gtgaggCTGTCTTCGCCAGGTGCCTGTCCTCTCTGAAGGATGAGCGTGTGGAGGCCAGCAGGAAGCTGCAGGGACCCCCGGGTGCTAAATTCCAGGGGAAGAAGGCTACCTTTTTGGAGGACATAAGAAAA GCGCTCTATGCCTCCAAGATCATCTCCTATGCTCAGGGCTTCATGCTACTCCGACAGGCAGCCAAGGAGTTTGGATGGACTCTCAGCTATGGGGCTATCGCCCTCATGTGGCGAGGAGGCTGCATCATCCGAAG TGTGTTCCTGGGGAAGATTAAGGAGGCCTTTGACAGGGACAGTGAGCTCCAGAGTCTTCTGCTGGACAAGTTCTTCAGCAATGCCGTTCAGGACTGCCAG GACTCCTGGCGGCGGGTGGTGAGCACTGGGGTCCAGCTGGGGATCCCCATGCCCTGCTTCAGCACTGCGCTCTCCTTCTATGATGGGTACAGACATGCCGTCCTCCCAGCCAACCTGCTACAG GCTCAGAGAGACTACTTCGGCGCGCACACCTACGAGCTACTACCCAGCCCCGGCAAATTCATCCACACCAACTGGACGGGTCACGGGGGCaatgtctcctcctcctcttacAACGCttag
- the tardbpa gene encoding TAR DNA binding protein, like isoform X2, with the protein MSEMYIRVAEDENEEPMEIPSEDDGTVLLSTVAAQFPGACGLRYRSPVSQCMRGVRLVEGILHAPENDWGNLVYVVNYPKDNKRKMEEIDAASAVKIKRGVQKTSDLIVLGLPWKTSEQDLKDYFSTFGEVIMVQVKRDAKTGNSKGFGFVRFTDYETQVKVMSQRHMIDGRWCDCKLPNSKQGPDEPMRSRKVFVGRCTEDMTADDLRQFFMQYGEVTDVFIPKPFRAFAFVTFADDQVAQSLCGEDLIIKGVSVHISNAEPKHNNIHHLFSNFPGRSPALAALFQRSQYQCPSSHV; encoded by the exons ATGTCCGAGATGTACATCCGCGTGGCCGAGGACGAGAATGAGGAGCCCATGGAGATCCCCTCGGAGGACGACGGCACCGTGCTGCTGTCCACAGTGGCCGCCCAGTTTCCCGGAGCATGCGGCCTCCGGTACCGCAGCCCCGTTTCTCAGTGTATGAGGGGTGTCCGTCTGGTCGAAGGCATTTTGCACGCCCCTGAGAACGACTGGGGCAACTTGGTGTATGTCGTCAACTACCCGAAAG ACAACAAAAGGAAAATGGAAGAGATAGATGCCGCCTCAGCAGTGAAGATAAAGCGTGGTGTGCAGAAGACGTCAGATCTGATCGTTTTGGGTCTGCCGTGGAAAACGTCTGAGCAGGACCTTAAAGACTACTTCAGCACCTTTGGAGAAGTTATCATGGTGCAG GTGAAGAGAGACGCAAAGACTGGAAACTCCAAAGGCTTTGGCTTCGTGCGCTTCACAGATTACGAGACTCAGGTCAAAGTCATGTCCCAGCGGCACATGATCGACGGAAGATGGTGTGACTGTAAGCTCCCCAACTCCAAG CAAGGCCCCGACGAGCCGATGAGGAGCAGGAAGGTGTTCGTCGGCCGCTGCACCGAGGACATGACCGCTGACGATCTCCGGCAGTTCTTCATGCAGTACGGGGAGGTCACCGACGTCTTCATCCCGAAGCCCTTCCGGGCTTTCGCCTTCGTCACGTTCGCGGATGACCAA GTGGCCCAGTCCCTGTGTGGGGAGGACCTGATCATCAAAGGGGTCAGCGTACACATCTCCAACGCCGAGCCTAAGCACAACAATA TTCACCACCTCTTTTCCAATTTCCCGGGAAGAAGCCCGGCCTTGGCAGCCTTGTTCCAGCGGTCTCAGTATCAGTGCCCCTCGTCTCATGTCTAA
- the tardbpa gene encoding TAR DNA binding protein, like isoform X1 — protein sequence MSEMYIRVAEDENEEPMEIPSEDDGTVLLSTVAAQFPGACGLRYRSPVSQCMRGVRLVEGILHAPENDWGNLVYVVNYPKDNKRKMEEIDAASAVKIKRGVQKTSDLIVLGLPWKTSEQDLKDYFSTFGEVIMVQVKRDAKTGNSKGFGFVRFTDYETQVKVMSQRHMIDGRWCDCKLPNSKQGPDEPMRSRKVFVGRCTEDMTADDLRQFFMQYGEVTDVFIPKPFRAFAFVTFADDQVAQSLCGEDLIIKGVSVHISNAEPKHNNSRQMMDRGGRFGAGGFGGQGFGGRGGLGNSGGMGSGSGGGVNFGALSLNPAMMAAAQAALQSSWGVMGMLASQQGQSAASGGAAPTSQGSGAAREQSQAFGSGGGASYGAGSAGLSWGAASNSGSAGSGGFNSSFGSSLESKSSGWAL from the exons ATGTCCGAGATGTACATCCGCGTGGCCGAGGACGAGAATGAGGAGCCCATGGAGATCCCCTCGGAGGACGACGGCACCGTGCTGCTGTCCACAGTGGCCGCCCAGTTTCCCGGAGCATGCGGCCTCCGGTACCGCAGCCCCGTTTCTCAGTGTATGAGGGGTGTCCGTCTGGTCGAAGGCATTTTGCACGCCCCTGAGAACGACTGGGGCAACTTGGTGTATGTCGTCAACTACCCGAAAG ACAACAAAAGGAAAATGGAAGAGATAGATGCCGCCTCAGCAGTGAAGATAAAGCGTGGTGTGCAGAAGACGTCAGATCTGATCGTTTTGGGTCTGCCGTGGAAAACGTCTGAGCAGGACCTTAAAGACTACTTCAGCACCTTTGGAGAAGTTATCATGGTGCAG GTGAAGAGAGACGCAAAGACTGGAAACTCCAAAGGCTTTGGCTTCGTGCGCTTCACAGATTACGAGACTCAGGTCAAAGTCATGTCCCAGCGGCACATGATCGACGGAAGATGGTGTGACTGTAAGCTCCCCAACTCCAAG CAAGGCCCCGACGAGCCGATGAGGAGCAGGAAGGTGTTCGTCGGCCGCTGCACCGAGGACATGACCGCTGACGATCTCCGGCAGTTCTTCATGCAGTACGGGGAGGTCACCGACGTCTTCATCCCGAAGCCCTTCCGGGCTTTCGCCTTCGTCACGTTCGCGGATGACCAA GTGGCCCAGTCCCTGTGTGGGGAGGACCTGATCATCAAAGGGGTCAGCGTACACATCTCCAACGCCGAGCCTAAGCACAACAATAGTAGGCAAATGATGGATCGGGGGGGGCGCTTCGGGGCCGGGGGGTTCGGGGGGCAGGGTTTCGGTGGCCGCGGGGGCCTGGGCAATAGCGGCGGTATGGGGAGTGGCAGCGGCGGCGGCGTGAACTTTGGGGCGCTGAGCCTGAACCCGGCCATGATGGCGGCTGCGCAGGCGGCTCTGCAGAGCAGCTGGGGGGTGATGGGGATGCTGGCCAGCCAGCAGGGTCAGTCTGCCGCCTCGGGGGGCGCCGCCCCCACCAGCCAGGGCTCCGGCGCCGCACGCGAGCAGAGCCAGGCCTTCGGCTCCGGGGGCGGGGCTAGCTACGGCGCCGGCTCAGCCGGGCTGTCCTGGGGGGCGGCGTCCAACTCGGGCTCCGCCGGCAGCGGGGGCTTCAACTCCAGCTTTGGCTCCAGCCTAGAGTCCAAGTCGTCTGGGTGGGCACTGTAG